A genomic window from Nomascus leucogenys isolate Asia chromosome 10, Asia_NLE_v1, whole genome shotgun sequence includes:
- the LOC100606627 gene encoding cytochrome c oxidase subunit 6B1, whose product MAEDIETKIKNYKTAPFDSRFPNQNQTRNCWQNYLDFHRCQKAMTAKGGNISVCEWYQRVYQSLCPTSWVTDWDEQRAEGTFPGKI is encoded by the exons ATGGCGGAAGACATTGAGACCAAAATCAAGAACTACAAGACTGCCCCTTTTGACAGCCGCTTCCCCAACCAGAACCAGACCAGAAACTGCTGGCAGAACTACCTGG ACTTCCACCGCTGTCAGAAGGCAATGACCGCTAAAGGAGGCAATATCTCTGTGTGTGAATGGTACCAGCGTGTGTACCAGTCCCTCTGCCCCACATCCTGG GTCACAGACTGGGATGAGCAACGGGCTGAAGGCACGTTTCCCGGGAAGATCTGA
- the ETV2 gene encoding ETS translocation variant 2 isoform X3 produces the protein MDVWNWDEASPQEVPPGNKLAGLEGAELGFYFPDPALQGDTPIATAETCWKGPIQLWQFLLELLHDGARSSCIRWTGNSREFQLCDPKEVARLWGERKRKPGMNYEKLSRGLRYYYRRDIVRKSGGRKYTYRFGGCVPSLAYLDCAGGGRGAETQ, from the exons ATGGACGTGTGGAACTGGGATGAGGCATCCCCACAGGAAGTGCCTCCAGGGAACAAGCTGGCAGGGCTTG AAGGAGCCGAATTAGGCTTCTATTTCCCTGATCCGGCACTCCAAGGGGACACGCCGATAGCGACAGCAGAGACATGCTGGAAAG GTCCCATTCAGCTGTGGCAGTTCCTCCTGGAGCTGCTCCACGACGGGGCGCGTAGCAGCTGCATCCGTTGGACTGGCAACAGCCGCGAGTTCCAGCTATGCGACCCCAAAGAG GTGGCTCGGCTGTGGGGCGAGCGCAAGAGAAAGCCGGGCATGAATTACGAGAAGCTGAGCCGAGGCCTGCGCTACTACTATCGCCGCGACATCGTGCGCAAGAGCGGGGGGCGCAAGTACACGTACCGCTTCGGGGGCTGCGTGCCCAGCCTAGCCTATCTGGACTGTGCAGGGGGCGGACGGGgagcagagacacaataa
- the ETV2 gene encoding ETS translocation variant 2 isoform X2 produces the protein MDVWNWDEASPQEVPPGNKLAGLEGAELGFYFPDPALQGDTPIATAETCWKGTSSSLASFPQLDWGSALLHPEVPWGEEPDPQALPWSGDWTDVACTAWDSWSGASQTLGPAPPGPGPIPAAGSEGAAGQNCVPAAGGATSWSRAQTAGSNTSWDCSVGRDGVTYWGSGLGWEPRTDCTISWGGPAGPDCTTSWNPGLRADGTIPLKGYQSSALTVSSEPSPQSDRASLVRCPKTNHRGPIQLWQFLLELLHDGARSSCIRWTGNSREFQLCDPKEVARLWGERKRKPGMNYEKLSRGLRYYYRRDIVRKSGGRKYTYRFGGCVPSLAYLDCAGGGRGAETQ, from the exons ATGGACGTGTGGAACTGGGATGAGGCATCCCCACAGGAAGTGCCTCCAGGGAACAAGCTGGCAGGGCTTG AAGGAGCCGAATTAGGCTTCTATTTCCCTGATCCGGCACTCCAAGGGGACACGCCGATAGCGACAGCAGAGACATGCTGGAAAG GTACAAGCTCATCCCTGGCAAGCTTCCCACAGCTGGACTGGGGCTCCGCGTTACTGCACCCAGAAGTTCCATGGGGGGAGG AGCCCGACCCTCAGGCTCTTCCGTGGTCGGGAGACTGGACAGACGTGGCATGCACAGCCTGGGACTCTTGGAGCGGAGCCTCGCAGACCCTGGGCCCCGCCCCTCCCGGCCCGGGCCCCATCCCCGCCGCCGGCTCCGAAGGCGCCGCGGGCCAGAACTGTGTCCCCGCGGCGGGAGGGGCCACCTCGTGGTCGCGCGCCCAGACCGCCGGGAGTAACACCAGCTGGGACTGTTCTGTGGGCCGCGACGGCGTCACCTACTGGGGCAGTGGCCTGGGCTGGGAGCCGCGCACGGACTGTACCATTTCGTGGGGCGGGCCCGCGGGCCCGGACTGTACCACCTCCTGGAACCCGGGGCTGCGTGCGGATGGCACCATCCCTTTGAAGGGGTACCAGAGCTCAGCTCTCACCGTTTCCTCCGAACCGAGCCCGCAGTCGGACCGTGCCAGTTTGGTTCGATGCCCCAAAACTAACCACCGAG GTCCCATTCAGCTGTGGCAGTTCCTCCTGGAGCTGCTCCACGACGGGGCGCGTAGCAGCTGCATCCGTTGGACTGGCAACAGCCGCGAGTTCCAGCTATGCGACCCCAAAGAG GTGGCTCGGCTGTGGGGCGAGCGCAAGAGAAAGCCGGGCATGAATTACGAGAAGCTGAGCCGAGGCCTGCGCTACTACTATCGCCGCGACATCGTGCGCAAGAGCGGGGGGCGCAAGTACACGTACCGCTTCGGGGGCTGCGTGCCCAGCCTAGCCTATCTGGACTGTGCAGGGGGCGGACGGGgagcagagacacaataa
- the ETV2 gene encoding ETS translocation variant 2 isoform X1 codes for MDVWNWDEASPQEVPPGNKLAGLGRLPRLPQRVWGGCPSGAPADPNPLSPAEGAELGFYFPDPALQGDTPIATAETCWKGTSSSLASFPQLDWGSALLHPEVPWGEEPDPQALPWSGDWTDVACTAWDSWSGASQTLGPAPPGPGPIPAAGSEGAAGQNCVPAAGGATSWSRAQTAGSNTSWDCSVGRDGVTYWGSGLGWEPRTDCTISWGGPAGPDCTTSWNPGLRADGTIPLKGYQSSALTVSSEPSPQSDRASLVRCPKTNHRGPIQLWQFLLELLHDGARSSCIRWTGNSREFQLCDPKEVARLWGERKRKPGMNYEKLSRGLRYYYRRDIVRKSGGRKYTYRFGGCVPSLAYLDCAGGGRGAETQ; via the exons ATGGACGTGTGGAACTGGGATGAGGCATCCCCACAGGAAGTGCCTCCAGGGAACAAGCTGGCAGGGCTTGGTAGGCTGCCGAGGCTGCCACAACGTGTGTGGGGAGGGTGTCCAAGTGGGGCCCCTGCTGACCCTAACCCCTTATCGCCTGCAGAAGGAGCCGAATTAGGCTTCTATTTCCCTGATCCGGCACTCCAAGGGGACACGCCGATAGCGACAGCAGAGACATGCTGGAAAG GTACAAGCTCATCCCTGGCAAGCTTCCCACAGCTGGACTGGGGCTCCGCGTTACTGCACCCAGAAGTTCCATGGGGGGAGG AGCCCGACCCTCAGGCTCTTCCGTGGTCGGGAGACTGGACAGACGTGGCATGCACAGCCTGGGACTCTTGGAGCGGAGCCTCGCAGACCCTGGGCCCCGCCCCTCCCGGCCCGGGCCCCATCCCCGCCGCCGGCTCCGAAGGCGCCGCGGGCCAGAACTGTGTCCCCGCGGCGGGAGGGGCCACCTCGTGGTCGCGCGCCCAGACCGCCGGGAGTAACACCAGCTGGGACTGTTCTGTGGGCCGCGACGGCGTCACCTACTGGGGCAGTGGCCTGGGCTGGGAGCCGCGCACGGACTGTACCATTTCGTGGGGCGGGCCCGCGGGCCCGGACTGTACCACCTCCTGGAACCCGGGGCTGCGTGCGGATGGCACCATCCCTTTGAAGGGGTACCAGAGCTCAGCTCTCACCGTTTCCTCCGAACCGAGCCCGCAGTCGGACCGTGCCAGTTTGGTTCGATGCCCCAAAACTAACCACCGAG GTCCCATTCAGCTGTGGCAGTTCCTCCTGGAGCTGCTCCACGACGGGGCGCGTAGCAGCTGCATCCGTTGGACTGGCAACAGCCGCGAGTTCCAGCTATGCGACCCCAAAGAG GTGGCTCGGCTGTGGGGCGAGCGCAAGAGAAAGCCGGGCATGAATTACGAGAAGCTGAGCCGAGGCCTGCGCTACTACTATCGCCGCGACATCGTGCGCAAGAGCGGGGGGCGCAAGTACACGTACCGCTTCGGGGGCTGCGTGCCCAGCCTAGCCTATCTGGACTGTGCAGGGGGCGGACGGGgagcagagacacaataa
- the RBM42 gene encoding RNA-binding protein 42 isoform X3, with protein MAGAGPAPGLPGAGGPVVPGPGTGIPGKSGEERLKEMEAEMALFEQEVLGAPVPGIPTAVPAVPTVPTVPTVEAMQVPAAPVIRPIIATNTYQQVQQTLEARAAAAATVVPPMVGGPPFVGPVGFGPGDRSHLDSPEAREAMFLRRAAAGPRPMALRPPHQALVGPPLPGPPGPPMMLPPMARAPGPPLGSMAALRPPLEEPAAPRELGLGLGLGLKEKEEAVVAAAAGLEEASAAVAVGAGGAPAGPAVIGPSLPLALAMPLPEPEPLPLPLEVVRGLLPPLRIPELLSLRPRPRPPRPEPPPGLMALEVPEPLGEDKKKGKPEKLKRCIRTAAGSSWEDPSLLEWDADDFRIFCGDLGNEVNDDILARAFSRFPSFLKAKVIRDKRTGKTKGYGFVSFKDPSDYVRAMREMNGKYVGSRPIKLRKSMWKDRNLDVVRKKQKEKKKLGLR; from the exons ATGGCTGGGGCGGGGCCGGCCCCGGGACTCCCGGGTGCAGGAGGACCCGTGGTCCCGGGTCCTGGCACTGGCATCCCGGGCAAGAGCGGCGAGGAACGCTTGAAGGAAATGGAGGCGGAGATGGCCCT GTTTGAGCAGGAAGTTCTGGGGGCTCCAGTACCTGGAATCCCAACTGCTGTGCCTGCGGTGCCCACGGTCCCCACGGTCCCCACGGTAGAAGCGATGCAGGTCCCAGCGGCTCCTGTGATCCGCCCAATTATCGCGACCAACACATACCAGCAG GTCCAGCAGACTCTGGAGGCCCGAGCAGCTGCTGCAGCCACAGTAGTTCCTCCCATGGTGGGTGGCCCTCCTTTTGTAGGCCCTG TTGGCTTTGGCCCTGGTGATCGGAGTCACCTGGACAGTCCAGAGGCTCGAGAAGCCATGTTCCTGCGGCGGGCAG CAGCCGGCCCCCGCCCTATGGCCCTACGGCCCCCTCACCAGGCCCTCGTGGGCCCCCCTCTGCCTGGGCCCCCTGGACCACCCATGATGTTGCCACCAATGGCTCGGGCACCAGGGCCCCCGCTGGGCTCGATGGCTGCACTGAGGCCCCCTCTG GAAGAGCCAGCAGCACCCCGAGAGCTGGGCCTaggcctggggctgggcctgaaagagaaggaagaggcagtGGTGGCGGCGGCAGCTGGGCTGGAGGAGGCTAGTGCGGCTGTGGCCGTGGGGGCAGGAGGTGCCCCAGCTGGCCCTGCAGTCATTGGGCCCAGCCTGCCACTGGCCCTGGCCATGCCATTGCCCGAGCCTGAGCCCCTGCCCCTCCCGCTGGAGGTCGTCCGCGGCCTCCTGCCCCCACTGCGCATTCCTGAACTCCTGTCCCTGCGTCCTCGGCCCCGGCCCCCTCGGCCAGAGCCACCCCCAGGCCTCATGGCTCTTGAG GTCCCAGAGCCCCTGGGTGAAGACAAGAAGAAGGGGAAGCCAGAGAAATTGAAACGGTGCATTCGCACAGCGGCAGGGAGCAGCTGGGAGGACCCCAGCCTGCTGGAGTGGGATGCAG aTGACTTCCGGATCTTCTGTGGAGATCTGGGCAATGAGGTGAACGATGACATCTTGGCACGCGCCTTCAGCCGCTTCCCATCCTTCCTTAAGGCCAAGGTGATCCGTGACAAGCGCACAGGCAAGACCAAGGGCTACGGCTTCGTCAGCTTCAAGGACCCCAGCGACTACGTGCGCGCTATGCGTGAGATGAATG GGAAGTATGTGGGCTCCCGCCCCATCAAGCTTCGCAAGAGCATGTGGAAGGACCGGAATCTGGACGTGGTCCGcaagaagcagaaggaaaagaagaagctGGGCCTGAGATAG
- the RBM42 gene encoding RNA-binding protein 42 isoform X2, which produces MAGAGPAPGLPGAGGPVVPGPGTGIPGKSGEERLKEMEAEMALFEQEVLGAPVPGIPTAVPAVPTVPTVPTVEAMQVPAAPVIRPIIATNTYQQVQQTLEARAAAAATVVPPMVGGPPFVGPVGFGPGDRSHLDSPEAREAMFLRRAAVAPQRAPVLRPAFVPHVLQRAAAGPRPMALRPPHQALVGPPLPGPPGPPMMLPPMARAPGPPLGSMAALRPPLEEPAAPRELGLGLGLGLKEKEEAVVAAAAGLEEASAAVAVGAGGAPAGPAVIGPSLPLALAMPLPEPEPLPLPLEVVRGLLPPLRIPELLSLRPRPRPPRPEPPPGLMALEVPEPLGEDKKKGKPEKLKRCIRTAAGSSWEDPSLLEWDADDFRIFCGDLGNEVNDDILARAFSRFPSFLKAKVIRDKRTGKTKGYGFVSFKDPSDYVRAMREMNGKYVGSRPIKLRKSMWKDRNLDVVRKKQKEKKKLGLR; this is translated from the exons ATGGCTGGGGCGGGGCCGGCCCCGGGACTCCCGGGTGCAGGAGGACCCGTGGTCCCGGGTCCTGGCACTGGCATCCCGGGCAAGAGCGGCGAGGAACGCTTGAAGGAAATGGAGGCGGAGATGGCCCT GTTTGAGCAGGAAGTTCTGGGGGCTCCAGTACCTGGAATCCCAACTGCTGTGCCTGCGGTGCCCACGGTCCCCACGGTCCCCACGGTAGAAGCGATGCAGGTCCCAGCGGCTCCTGTGATCCGCCCAATTATCGCGACCAACACATACCAGCAG GTCCAGCAGACTCTGGAGGCCCGAGCAGCTGCTGCAGCCACAGTAGTTCCTCCCATGGTGGGTGGCCCTCCTTTTGTAGGCCCTG TTGGCTTTGGCCCTGGTGATCGGAGTCACCTGGACAGTCCAGAGGCTCGAGAAGCCATGTTCCTGCGGCGGGCAG CTGTGGCCCCCCAGAGGGCCCCTGTCCTGCGTCCAGCCTTCGTCCCCCACGTGCTACAGAGAGCAG CAGCCGGCCCCCGCCCTATGGCCCTACGGCCCCCTCACCAGGCCCTCGTGGGCCCCCCTCTGCCTGGGCCCCCTGGACCACCCATGATGTTGCCACCAATGGCTCGGGCACCAGGGCCCCCGCTGGGCTCGATGGCTGCACTGAGGCCCCCTCTG GAAGAGCCAGCAGCACCCCGAGAGCTGGGCCTaggcctggggctgggcctgaaagagaaggaagaggcagtGGTGGCGGCGGCAGCTGGGCTGGAGGAGGCTAGTGCGGCTGTGGCCGTGGGGGCAGGAGGTGCCCCAGCTGGCCCTGCAGTCATTGGGCCCAGCCTGCCACTGGCCCTGGCCATGCCATTGCCCGAGCCTGAGCCCCTGCCCCTCCCGCTGGAGGTCGTCCGCGGCCTCCTGCCCCCACTGCGCATTCCTGAACTCCTGTCCCTGCGTCCTCGGCCCCGGCCCCCTCGGCCAGAGCCACCCCCAGGCCTCATGGCTCTTGAG GTCCCAGAGCCCCTGGGTGAAGACAAGAAGAAGGGGAAGCCAGAGAAATTGAAACGGTGCATTCGCACAGCGGCAGGGAGCAGCTGGGAGGACCCCAGCCTGCTGGAGTGGGATGCAG aTGACTTCCGGATCTTCTGTGGAGATCTGGGCAATGAGGTGAACGATGACATCTTGGCACGCGCCTTCAGCCGCTTCCCATCCTTCCTTAAGGCCAAGGTGATCCGTGACAAGCGCACAGGCAAGACCAAGGGCTACGGCTTCGTCAGCTTCAAGGACCCCAGCGACTACGTGCGCGCTATGCGTGAGATGAATG GGAAGTATGTGGGCTCCCGCCCCATCAAGCTTCGCAAGAGCATGTGGAAGGACCGGAATCTGGACGTGGTCCGcaagaagcagaaggaaaagaagaagctGGGCCTGAGATAG
- the RBM42 gene encoding RNA-binding protein 42 isoform X1, with amino-acid sequence MAGAGPAPGLPGAGGPVVPGPGTGIPGKSGEERLKEMEAEMALFEQEVLGAPVPGIPTAVPAVPTVPTVPTVEAMQVPAAPVIRPIIATNTYQQVQQTLEARAAAAATVVPPMVGGPPFVGPVGFGPGDRSHLDSPEAREAMFLRRAAVAPQRAPVLRPAFVPHVLQRADSALSSAAAGPRPMALRPPHQALVGPPLPGPPGPPMMLPPMARAPGPPLGSMAALRPPLEEPAAPRELGLGLGLGLKEKEEAVVAAAAGLEEASAAVAVGAGGAPAGPAVIGPSLPLALAMPLPEPEPLPLPLEVVRGLLPPLRIPELLSLRPRPRPPRPEPPPGLMALEVPEPLGEDKKKGKPEKLKRCIRTAAGSSWEDPSLLEWDADDFRIFCGDLGNEVNDDILARAFSRFPSFLKAKVIRDKRTGKTKGYGFVSFKDPSDYVRAMREMNGKYVGSRPIKLRKSMWKDRNLDVVRKKQKEKKKLGLR; translated from the exons ATGGCTGGGGCGGGGCCGGCCCCGGGACTCCCGGGTGCAGGAGGACCCGTGGTCCCGGGTCCTGGCACTGGCATCCCGGGCAAGAGCGGCGAGGAACGCTTGAAGGAAATGGAGGCGGAGATGGCCCT GTTTGAGCAGGAAGTTCTGGGGGCTCCAGTACCTGGAATCCCAACTGCTGTGCCTGCGGTGCCCACGGTCCCCACGGTCCCCACGGTAGAAGCGATGCAGGTCCCAGCGGCTCCTGTGATCCGCCCAATTATCGCGACCAACACATACCAGCAG GTCCAGCAGACTCTGGAGGCCCGAGCAGCTGCTGCAGCCACAGTAGTTCCTCCCATGGTGGGTGGCCCTCCTTTTGTAGGCCCTG TTGGCTTTGGCCCTGGTGATCGGAGTCACCTGGACAGTCCAGAGGCTCGAGAAGCCATGTTCCTGCGGCGGGCAG CTGTGGCCCCCCAGAGGGCCCCTGTCCTGCGTCCAGCCTTCGTCCCCCACGTGCTACAGAGAGCAG ATTCCGCTCTCTCCTCTGCAGCAGCCGGCCCCCGCCCTATGGCCCTACGGCCCCCTCACCAGGCCCTCGTGGGCCCCCCTCTGCCTGGGCCCCCTGGACCACCCATGATGTTGCCACCAATGGCTCGGGCACCAGGGCCCCCGCTGGGCTCGATGGCTGCACTGAGGCCCCCTCTG GAAGAGCCAGCAGCACCCCGAGAGCTGGGCCTaggcctggggctgggcctgaaagagaaggaagaggcagtGGTGGCGGCGGCAGCTGGGCTGGAGGAGGCTAGTGCGGCTGTGGCCGTGGGGGCAGGAGGTGCCCCAGCTGGCCCTGCAGTCATTGGGCCCAGCCTGCCACTGGCCCTGGCCATGCCATTGCCCGAGCCTGAGCCCCTGCCCCTCCCGCTGGAGGTCGTCCGCGGCCTCCTGCCCCCACTGCGCATTCCTGAACTCCTGTCCCTGCGTCCTCGGCCCCGGCCCCCTCGGCCAGAGCCACCCCCAGGCCTCATGGCTCTTGAG GTCCCAGAGCCCCTGGGTGAAGACAAGAAGAAGGGGAAGCCAGAGAAATTGAAACGGTGCATTCGCACAGCGGCAGGGAGCAGCTGGGAGGACCCCAGCCTGCTGGAGTGGGATGCAG aTGACTTCCGGATCTTCTGTGGAGATCTGGGCAATGAGGTGAACGATGACATCTTGGCACGCGCCTTCAGCCGCTTCCCATCCTTCCTTAAGGCCAAGGTGATCCGTGACAAGCGCACAGGCAAGACCAAGGGCTACGGCTTCGTCAGCTTCAAGGACCCCAGCGACTACGTGCGCGCTATGCGTGAGATGAATG GGAAGTATGTGGGCTCCCGCCCCATCAAGCTTCGCAAGAGCATGTGGAAGGACCGGAATCTGGACGTGGTCCGcaagaagcagaaggaaaagaagaagctGGGCCTGAGATAG